In the Leishmania panamensis strain MHOM/PA/94/PSC-1 chromosome 30 sequence genome, one interval contains:
- the ATG5 gene encoding autophagy protein 5 (ATG5) (TriTrypDB/GeneDB-style sysID: LpmP.30.1030): protein MLLAIVRDLLQLFRPYAVALHPETTQVWFSVRDTPVSWLYPAGAVKDYVNECIREERAAQLSGLLMSSPSSPSAASLLQSHLCSILSEPLQLIFHIHSLTKGSSLARTVPFYINYDRLEEHIRMEVKQAHKAAYTVLYGNYAIYQREAESALQAAVGLALYRPFDAVAQEQLQQQRYRDLGFRGNSAAGIGSSSYASSGNPSGGHLPPIAFTSPYLLTEYQQLLRGLLTPQPHVAYLIRIGFPFAYRGAAGRAEGEYLQYDSHRVSAAPALALSATVTGAAAAPAIEPDQLPLGLLLWRLFRIPVLRWKAQQPQEHSTDSTVAAAAAPTSAVALSEVEHTYQHLLRTLAPYYADPPRCATDRLEKQEPLLTSTPLEPPAWAAWEHTMVQAFMRDYEEHPGKGDVGLAFVEAAAKSDSPNAGRRVRFMVQGLQPPLSTPGSFLEANLSSSDRAIFVTVQV, encoded by the coding sequence ATGCTTCTCGCCATTGTGCGCgatctcctccagctcttTCGCCCgtacgcggtggcgctgcacccGGAGACGACGCAGGTGTGGTTCAGCGTCAGAGACACCCCGGTGTCGTGGCTCTACCCGGCTGGCGCCGTCAAAGACTACGTGAATGAGTGTATCCGCGAAGagcgggcggcgcagctctcgGGATTGTTGATGTCGTCTCCATCCTCGccatcagcagcatcgcTCCTCCAGTCTCATCTGTGCTCCATCTTGAGTGAGCCGCTCCAGCTCATCTTCCACATTCACTCCCTCACCAAGGGGAGCTCGCTAGCCCGCACCGTGCCCTTCTACATTAACTATGACAGGCTGGAAGAGCACATCCGCATGGAGGTGAAGCAGGCTCACAAGGCTGCCTACACTGTGCTCTACGGCAACTACGCCATCTATCAACGCGAAGCGGagtcggcgctgcaggcaGCCGTTGGGTTGGCCCTCTACCGGCCATTTGATGCTGTCGCACAGGAGCAGCTTCAACAGCAGCGATACCGCGACCTCGGTTTCCgtggcaacagcgccgctggtATAGGCAGTAGCAGCTACGCGTCAAGTGGTAACCCTAGTGGTGGGCATTTGCCGCCCATCGCGTTCACATCTCCATACCTTCTGACCGAgtaccagcagctgctccgcggTCTGCTGACGCCTCAGCCGCACGTGGCGTACCTCATCCGCATTGGCTTTCCCTTCGCCTATCGAGGCGCGGCAGGTCGGGCCGAAGGCGAGTACTTGCAGTACGATTCTCACCGCGTCTCAGCAGCTCCGGCACTAGCGCTGTCAGCAACGGTGACTggggcggcagctgcacctgcgATTGAGCCCGATCAGCTGCCTCTGGGTCTGCTGCTTTGGCGGCTGTTCCGCATACCTGTTTTGCGGTGGAAGGCGCAGCAACCGCAGGAGCACTCCACAGACAGCACAGTagcagccgccgctgcgcccacttcagcggtggcgctcaGCGAGGTGGAGCACACGTATCAGCATCTACTGCGCACCCTAGCCCCCTATTATGCTGACCCTCCCCGCTGTGCGACGGATCGGTTGGAGAAGCAGGAGCCGCTCTTGACCAGCACCCCACTGGAGCCGCCGGCGTGGGCGGCGTGGGAGCACACCATGGTGCAAGCCTTCATGCGCGACTACGAGGAGCACCCCGGGAAGGGCGACGTAGGACTTGCATTTGTGGAGGCTGCCGCGAAGTCTGACTCACCCAATGCTGGCCGCCGTGTACGCTTCATGGTGCAGGGCCTCCAGCCCCCGCTCTCCACCCCCGGAAGCTTCCTGGAGGCAAAcctctcctccagcgacCGCGCCATTTTCGTTACGGTTCAGGTGTGA
- a CDS encoding hypothetical protein (TriTrypDB/GeneDB-style sysID: LpmP.30.1010), producing MAAPLATSAADIPTASLACNVPPGATRADSRKRFPEALAESPQGPVPRVEAVDERKQLFRTRLCPTPLRVPASESAEWRCEALGASLTAPGVTFTDSVLGATFLNSLPSPCPLPRPPTPAFLPVAGALPPPSLSIAKTVPFSLEEHLTWLYAPASPTESRSSATVPPDMVAASCGLARAERVRASRSERERKHESSRSTVSATVTQHSDLPIAPADVQEKAAPALMQDQGSASTATTLIPPNPLAPQHGEISYESSFSVVTSWDALMVAPPLLRTTPRMPSLLAHDVAGVGTTAARFGRLATSVHVCMSDDATRIPFNGSQGESLIGTSPAMETNEASQGGEARAGAEQQKPVFPSSHCAPSPAAVPPRVKCDGHEWSRKDLLRQVEEDGVRTFVKHFTNGLVFVDPPWFICPVLLDNCEHPYYMTWLDELEVGSVEEAVAEAKAKLLADA from the coding sequence ATGGCTGCCCCACTCGCCACAAGCGCTGCGGACATCCCAACGGCAAGTCTCGCATGCAATGTACCGCCGGGTGCAACGAGAGCCGACAGCCGTAAGCGCTTCCCCGAGGCACTGGCCGAATCTCCACAGGGACCGGTACCTCGCGTTGAGGCGGTCGATGAGCGCAAGCAGCTGTTCCGCACGCGACTGTGCCCAACTCCGCTGCGAGTTCCGGCTAGCGAAAGTGCGGAATGGCGCTGTGAGGCTCTTGGCGCAAGCCTCACAGCTCCTGGTGTCACGTTCACCGACTCGGTTCTCGGCGCAACCTTTCTTAACTCACTGCCTTCTCCATGTCCCTTGCCGCGCCCCCCGACGCCTGCTTTTCTACCTGTCGCTGGTGCGCTGCCCCCGCCATCTCTCAGCATTGCCAAAACGGTACCGTTCTCTCTGGAGGAGCACCTTACGTGGCTCTACGCACCAGCATCACCGACAGAGAGCCGCTCAAGCGCGACGGTACCTCCCGACATGGTCGCGGCATCGTGTGGCCTTGCCCGTGCCGAGCGAGTGCGTGCTTCACgcagtgagagagagcgcaagcACGAATCCAGTCGTAGTACCGTTAGTGCGACTGTAACTCAGCATTCCGACCTTCCCATTGCACCCGCTGACGTGCAAGAGAAGGCTGCACCCGCTCTTATGCAGGACCAGGGGTCGGCATCAACAGCAACCACGCTTATCCCGCCCAATCCATTGGCGCCGCAACACGGGGAAATCAGCTACGAGAGCAGCTTCTCTGTTGTCACGTCGTGGGATGCATTGATGGTGGCGCCACCACTACTGCGCACCACGCCCCGCATGCCGAGTCTCTTGGCCCACGATGTCGCCGGCGTTGGCACTACTGCTGCGCGTTTCGGTAGGTTGGCCACGTCAGTCCACGTGTGCATGAGCGACGATGCTACGCGTATACCGTTCAATGGTTCACAGGGCGAGTCGCTAATCGGCACCTCTCCTGCAATGGAAACGAACGAGGCGAGTCAAGGCGGGGAGGCGCGCGCTGgcgcggagcagcagaagccTGTCTTCCCATCTTCGCACTGCGCcccttctcctgctgcagttCCACCGAGAGTGAAATGCGATGGACACGAGTGGTCGCGCAAAGACCTGTTGCGCCAGGTCGAGGAGGATGGCGTGCGCACATTTGTGAAGCACTTTACGAACGGTCTTGTGTTCGTCGACCCTCCGTGGTTCATTTGCCCAGTGCTGCTGGACAACTGCGAGCATCCATACTACATGACCTGGCTGGATGAGCTTGAAGTTGGCTCCGTGGAAGAGGCGGTCGCAGAGGCTAAGGCAAAGCTGCTGGCAGATGCGTAA
- a CDS encoding protein kinase, putative (TriTrypDB/GeneDB-style sysID: LpmP.30.1050): MDSLVFSPSAAASCVQFRSEQLQLGAGNPLGSGAISQVLQCRLRCTAAPSLPVVVKIVSKIQVLQQGKVQSVMNEKATLQRLAPFPYVVRLYGTAQCEDELYFVLEWLPHGDLLQHIRYAAQERVRQYNERKAVTLSASSVPSPAAVAGGASGTVLAGASEAEASASTGSFKRTTSIPPSSTALRCLDFNDIQLITAQLVLALAHTADRGVVLRDLKPENVAFDEKYRACLLDFDTADLEGSINNPETNSGVACPPPADAAASDEVEENDGGHGNAAAESGGASVSAPRRRLTVSEIQRMRRKTASFCGTAHYVSPEMVGECKWSFSSDLWALGALVYELVYGKHLFSGMTQFEVLQKIVDSGYMEKGNLFPRVNFGVDADAEAEQSCSCRRFDSVKDFIQQLLSTDPQKRLGVHPITHCFDAAALRSHALFDGFQWEPVEEQQRTFRMRRFDSGSSKVASARPGDTSSDAPETSSDATDTALPAALKSLAAACVDPSASLAPYYHLLPFNNPVYAEYVYRTTADVNPFEQLFTEEGTRTASAAAATSNAAAGSVSGSAPGALPTPAVDTTLKAASAVDEDEVADVIDDVGMHYTGRPADKDFQK, from the coding sequence ATGGACTCGCTagtcttctccccctccgctgctgcttcgtgcGTGCAGTTCCGGTCTGAACAGCTCCAGCTCGGCGCAGGCAACCCTCTCGGCTCCGGCGCCATTAGCCAAGTTCTGCAGTGCCGTCTGCgttgcaccgctgccccGTCGCTGCCGGTCGTGGTGAAGATCGTCTCCAAAAttcaggtgctgcagcagggtAAGGTGCAGAGTGTCATGAACGAAAAGGCGactctgcagcgcctcgcgccGTTCCCATACGTGGTGCGTCTCTACGGCACCGCCCAGTGCGAGGACGAGCTTTACTTTGTTCTAGAGTGGCTGCCCCATGGCGACCTGCTACAGCACATCCGATACGCGGCACAGGAGCGTGTGCGGCAGTACAACGAAAGGAAGGCAGTAACTCTATCAGCTTCTAGCGTGCCCAGTCCCGCTGCAGTAGCCGGTGGCGCCAGTGGAACCGTATTGGCTGGTGCCTCGGAGGCGGAAGCGTCAGCGTCAACAGGTTCCTTCAAACGGACCACCTCAATTCCGCCAAGCAGCACGGCACTCCGCTGCCTTGATTTTAACGACATTCAACTTATAACGGCTCAGCTGGTGCTCGCCCTTGCGCACACCGCCGACAGGGGTGTCGTGCTGCGCGACTTGAAGCCGGAGAACGTTGCGTTTGATGAAAAGTACCGCGCTTGCTTGCTGGACTTCGACACGGCAGACCTCGAGGGGTCCATAAATAACCCAGAGACGAACAGCGGCGTAGCATGTCCTCCACCGGCGGATGCAGCTGCAAGTGATGAGGTCGAGGAAAACGATGGCGGTCATGGCAATGCAGCAGCCGAGAGTGGCGGTGCTTCGGTGTCTGCGCCACGGCGCCGGCTCACCGTGTCTGAAATCCAAAGGATGCGAAGGAAAACGGCGAGCTTTTGTGGCACGGCGCATTATGTCTCACCGGAGATGGTAGGGGAGTGCAAGTGgagcttcagcagcgaccTGTGGGCCCTCGGTGCACTTGTGTACGAGCTGGTCTACGGCAAGCACCTCTTTTCTGGCATGACACAGTTTGAAGTCCTCCAGAAGATAGTCGACAGCGGATACATGGAGAAAGGGAACCTGTTTCCCCGGGTGAACTTTGGCGTCGACGCCGATGCGGAAGCCgagcagagctgcagctgccgccgcttcgATTCTGTGAAGGATTTcatccagcagctgctctcgACGGACCCGCAGAAACGACTTGGCGTGCACCCCATCACGCACTGCTTcgatgctgcggcgctgcgcagccacgCACTGTTCGATGGATTTCAGTGGGAGCCggtcgaggagcagcagcgcaccttcCGCATGCGCCGATTCGACTCGGGAAGCTCGAAGGTGGCGAGCGCTAGGCCTGGTGACACGAGCTCTGATGCACCAGAGACTTCAAGTGATGCCACGGATACGGCCTTGCCTGCCGCGTTGAAGTcgctcgccgccgcgtgcGTTGATCCGTCTGCATCGCTCGCCCCGTAttaccacctcctcccttttaACAACCCTGTGTACGCGGAGTATGTGTATCGCACGACGGCGGATGTGAACCCATTCGAGCAGCTCTTCACTGAAGAGGGCACCAGGACTGcctccgcggcagcggcaacatcAAACGCCGCAGCAGGCTCAGTGAGTGGCAGCGCACCTGGTGCGCTGCCGACCCCTGCGGTGGATACCACACTCAAGGCCGCTTCGGCagtggacgaggacgaggtggcCGACGTGATTGATGATGTGGGCATGCACTACACTGGCCGCCCCGCAGATAAAGACTTCCAGAAGTAG
- a CDS encoding hypothetical protein (TriTrypDB/GeneDB-style sysID: LpmP.30.1000) produces MNHSNESANSADVASSFPQPPPTQSYREVPPLVAPPASRVTRSQALARLQRGKDSSTEIKSVSTRGNDANELKMSEMRKGYVIGGTDADTQQRKQSEKTSSHAAVPPTVNSYFDARMTALRDQRRRNATVTPDDRDDAGAAFPETDNASWRRRRCRSHGAEGANSDAVRDGASSGSADDVCDADSIDDGSESNWPTHRGVADGATTVAPSANSTHTHIRRRFISTHQAANALPRMLALQRSFEAEAKYLYEYCGTHVVEWPTLAVEWIPDRSFVDPERDYTLQYLAIGTQVHPLSGAVNTVKVMEVAVPVTTTKDVMHGLYDDDDIAGVEAVYLEQEGHIDPGKRFANVKGHFHCEQKLMMDAAVLKIRAMPAETNIIAVKTATGFIGVYNLVQDFTENEAGRTVPDAMLRGHRRGGFGLSWNTLKPGFIASAADDHYVNYYDVSHRLTIDMREASAVDPALTGPEIQPLERLVGHRDIVSDCCWHSSQGHLLASSSMDGDARLWDIRMNTSSSTIHSAHASGATAAQFHPIGAFQLATAGAEGGIRLWDIRRTTDPIWELNYHGCSITGLQWSPFSETVLLSYGADGRVVLWDLAKASLPLDYSEDQVAPPEVSFVHIGHVGRVTDASWSPSKTEEWLLASADTTNGVQVYRPLRSVVLGHCPYQQ; encoded by the coding sequence atgaACCACAGCAACGAGTCGGCGAACAGCGCTGACGTCGCGTCGTCTTTTCCACAGCCGCCCCCGACGCAGTCGTATAGAGAGGTGCCTCCTTTGGTGGCCCCACCGGCCAGCCGAGTGACGCGTTCGCAGGCGTTGGCTCGATTGCAGCGCGGGaaggacagcagcacagagatCAAGTCGGTATCCACACGAGGAAATGACGCGAATGAGCTGAAAATGTCGGAAATGCGGAAGGGATACGTGATCGGGGGTACCGACGCTGACACGCAACAGAGGAAACAATCAGAGAAGACGTCCTCGcatgctgcagtgccgccgacAGTGAACTCCTACTTCGACGCGCGAATGACGGCGTTGCGTGatcagcggaggaggaacgCCACAGTCACCCCCGACGACAGGGATGACGCCGGAGCTGCTTTCCCGGAGACTGACAACGCTAgttggcgccgccgccgttgccgcagTCACGGTGCAGAAGGTGCCAACAGCGATGCTGTGCGCGACGGTGCCTCCAGCGGAAGCGCGGACGATGTGTGTGACGCCGACAGCATCGACGATGGCTCGGAGAGCAATTGGCCGACGCACCGCGGTGTCGCTGACGGCGCGACCACTGTGGCCCCCTCTGCTAACTCTACTCATACCCACATCCGACGCCGTTTCATCTCAACCCACCAGGCTGCGAATGCTCTGCCTCGCATGTTAGCGCTGCAGCGATCTTTCGAAGCGGAAGCAAAGTACCTGTACGAGTACTGTGGCACACACGTTGTCGAGTGGCCGACGCTGGCGGTGGAGTGGATTCCCGATCGCTCCTTCGTCGACCCGGAGCGTGACTACACACTGCAGTACTTAGCGATTGGTACTCAGGTGCACCCGCTCAGCGGGGCGGTGAACACGGTGAAGGTaatggaggtggcggtgccggtcACCACGACAAAGGACGTCATGCATGGTCTCTATGATGACGACGACATTGccggggtggaggcggtgtaTCTCGAGCAGGAGGGGCACATCGACCCTGGCAAGCGCTTCGCCAACGTCAAGGGCCACTTCCACTGTGAGCAGAAGCTAATGATGGACGCGGCAGTGCTGAAGATTCGCGCGATGCCTGCGGAGACGAACATCATCGCTGTCAAGACTGCGACCGGGTTCATTGGAGTGTACAACCTCGTTCAGGACTTTACTGAGAATGAGGCTGGCCGCACGGTGCCGGATGCAATGCTGCGCGGGCACCGCCGTGGCGGCTTTGGGCTCAGCTGGAACACGCTAAAACCCGGCTTCATCGCGAGCGCAGCCGACGATCACTACGTCAACTACTACGACGTGAGTCACCGCTTGACGATCGACATGCGCGAGGCTTCGGCTGTTGACCCGGCGTTGACTGGCCCTGAAATCCAGCCACTCGAGCGCTTGGTTGGTCATCGTGACATCGtcagcgactgctgctggcactCTTCGCAGGGACACTTGTTGGCATCCTCGAGCATGGACGGAGACGCGCGCTTGTGGGACATTCGCATGAACACCAGCAGCTCTACCATTCACTCGGCGCACGCGAGCGGTGCGACAGCTGCCCAGTTCCACCCGATCGGCGCCTTCCAGCTGGCGACCGCTGGTGCGGAGGGAGGCATTCGTCTGTGGGACATCCGCCGTACCACGGACCCCATCTGGGAGCTCAACTACCACGGCTGCTCCATCACGGGTCTGCAGTGGTCGCCCTTTAGCGAAACCGTTCTGCTTAGCTACGGCGCCGACGGCCGCGTCGTTTTGTGGGATCTGGCAAAGGCGTCACTCCCGCTTGACTACTCGGAGGACCAGGTGGCGCCGCCAGAGGTGTCGTTTGTGCACATCGGTCACGTGGGCCGCGTGACCGACGCTTCGTGGAGCCCCTCCAAGACGGAAGAGTGGCTACTGGCGTCCGCCGACACAACTAATGGGGTGCAAGTGTACCGCCCACTGCGCAGTGTTGTGCTGGGGCACTGTCCCTACCAGCAGTAA
- a CDS encoding p22 protein precursor, putative (TriTrypDB/GeneDB-style sysID: LpmP.30.1020) yields the protein MALMVPCRSASDAALADATRRELEEEMGRSDKPEQPTPPVGWQVERKPGTCTFDLTKSFEGEELVVRYSTNQDSDKANSHDIFAYVTQKNGQTMQADLSIEEGELVLNNIRFYSDAALARDTSAEAEAKRNELYTGPLVHELDYDLLNCVMTYLEKRGVDEKLGEFVVLYSFWAEQQDYEAWLSTMNKFAA from the coding sequence ATGGCGCTCATGGTACCATGCCGCTccgccagcgacgccgcgctCGCTGACGCCACCCGCCGagagttggaggaggagatgggtCGCAGCGACAAGCCAGAGcagccgacgccgccggtCGGTTGGCAGGTGGAGCGCAAGCCCGGTACGTGTACCTTTGACCTCACCAAGTCGTTCGAGGGCGAGGAGTTGGTAGTGCGCTACAGCACGAACCAGGACTCCGATAAGGCGAACAGTCACGACATCTTTGCGTATGTTACCCAGAAGAATGGGCAGACGATGCAGGCGGACCTCAGCATCGAGGAGGGTGAGTTGGTGCTGAACAACATCCGCTTCTAcagcgatgcggcgcttGCGAGAGATACCAgcgccgaggcggaggcaaaGCGGAATGAGCTGTACACAGGTCCTCTGGTGCATGAGCTGGACTACGATCTCCTGAACTGCGTGATGACCTACCTGGAGAAGCGTGGCGTGGACGAGAAGCTGGGCGAGTTTGTGGTCTTGTACAGCTTCtgggcggagcagcaggatTACGAGGCGTGGCTGTCCACGATGAACAAGTTTGCCGCATAG
- a CDS encoding hypothetical protein (TriTrypDB/GeneDB-style sysID: LpmP.30.1040): MTPAALPAASLTASSAPNLPSSVSCVSQSVPAVELSPLILRVLLWWAGRPQLPSRRSGQVAKAPRQSTNSSRINCRGVGGEPTSELSADSSDNLHPLSSEGGSSGNLPSQGQEDAIGPQQLRLRIADIFALLCHRDGGVVVSDALLYGRCHDASEFAAQRCHLVFSDFSDACWRVATTLAPTSFTPSATAVGLVSIESSASPDSQHSSAGARSDTYDVKQVLCALVDLHTSAAQLSPLRRSPHLTTDTTVESDTVATGVLLRALLRCPPLHKRVMRLFSGDTRTTKPRRCKRGGLATVVTPPPVASAESTQGLDPPLSSTAMWSATGARRQLHIFLPVLTHASPIVSAESWKTLTVLLLPSSATTARSAAHRPLLFAPACPVQRLLAAALALPGDDNDSTSVSGSPRPQPVLQPFSHPMARNNALRLLHVLCASTDLPPAVQSLFHQCPALLWRVLRLAAAVCNGIAVAHVALVRRVLADYIMFSAQQPSYDKSGGVDLCSSSSISTQALLRENKDALTCFLASAYAAWGGSGVAPENAGGDLVVGAAPVTSERGYDEKHLITVLHAL; encoded by the coding sequence ATGACGCCAGCGGCGCTTCCAGCCGCCTCACTCACAGCAAGCTCTGCGCCGAACTTGCCATCTTCGGTTTCGTGCGTGTCACAGTCTGTGCCAGCGGTCGAGCTCAGTCCACTGATCTTGCGTGTGCTCCTTTGGTGGGCTGGCCGTCCTCAGCTGCCGTCACGGCGCAGCGGACAGGTTGCCAAGGCCCCACGACAGAGTACCAACAGCAGTCGCATCAACTGCCGAGGTGTGGGCGGCGAGCCGACGAGTGAGTTATCTGCTGACAGCTCTGACAATTTACACCCGTTGTCCAGCGAGGGCGGTAGCAGCGGCAATCTTCCATCACAGGGGCAGGAGGATGCCATagggccgcagcagctgcggctacGCATTGCCGACATCTTCGCCCTGCTATGCCACCGCGACGGTGGGGTAGTCGTGTCAGACGCGCTCCTGTACGGCCGTTGCCACGACGCCTCCGAGTTTGCAGCGCAACGCTGCCACCTTGTATTTAGCGACTTTTCCGATGCATGCTGGAGGGTGGCGACAACGCTGGCCCCCACTTCATTCACGCCCTCCGCTACAGCTGTGGGGCTGGTGTCGATTGAGTCCTCTGCTTCACCTGATTCTCAGCACAGCAGTGCAGGTGCGCGTAGTGACACGTACGACGTGAAACAAGTGCTGTGCGCGCTGGTGGACCTGCACACATCTGCCGCTCAGCTTTCTCCGCTGAGACGATCGCCGCATCTCACGACTGACACGACCGTGGAGTCAGACACCGTTGCGACAGGTGTGCTGCTCCGCGCGCTGCTCCGGTGCCCCCCACTTCACAAGAGAGTCATGCGGCTGTTTAGCGGCGATACACGCACGACAAAGCCGCGACGATGCAAGCGAGGCGGCTTAGCTACCGTagtgacgccgccgcctgtggCGTCTGCGGAGTCCACACAAGGGCTTGACCCACCTTTGTCCTCGACTGCAATGTGGAGCGCGACGGGCGCTCGAAGGCAGCTCCACATCTTCCTGCCCGTCCTCACTCACGCATCGCCGATCGTGTCAGCCGAGTCGTGGAAAAcgctgacggtgctgctgttacCCTCTTCAGCCACTACCGCTCGCTCTGCGGCGCATCGCCCGCTTTTGTTTGCGCCGGCTTGCCCAGTGCAGCGTCTCCTTGCGGCTGCCTTGGCACTTCCTGGAGACGACAATGACAGCACAAGCGTTAGTGGGTCACCGAGGCCGCAGCCCGTCTTGCAGCCGTTTTCCCACCCTATGGCACGCAACAACGCACTGCGACTCCTCCACGTACTGTGCGCCTCCACCGATCTACCGCCGGCCGTCCAGTCACTCTTTCATCAGTGCCCTGCACTGCTGTGGCGAGTGCTGCGCCtggccgctgccgtctgcaACGGAATAGCTGTTGCTCatgtggcgctggtgcgacGGGTCCTCGCCGACTACATCATGTTCTCTGCTCAGCAGCCTAGCTATGATAAAAGTGGCGGTGTCGACCTGTGTAGCAGCTCCAGCATCTCTACCCAGGCGCTACTGCGCGAAAACAAGGATGCTCTCACCTGCTTTTTGGCGTCGGCATACGCGGCGTGGGGTGGTAGTGGCGTGGCACCGGAGAACGCTGGCGGAGACCTGGTCGTTGGTGCTGCCCCTGTGACCTCGGAGCGTGGCTACGACGAGAAGCACCTAATAAcggtgctgcacgcgctgTGA